One genomic window of Centropristis striata isolate RG_2023a ecotype Rhode Island chromosome 20, C.striata_1.0, whole genome shotgun sequence includes the following:
- the wu:fj16a03 gene encoding uncharacterized protein wu:fj16a03 produces MKAYLLLLLLLPLCSGEHSIRCYGQDFLQVNNLLLDCNSAVQQACYSRVNGEKGCTRLENCSKKGWTCCHTDGCNV; encoded by the exons ATGAAGGCTTacctgcttctgctgctgctgctgccgctctGCTCAG gtgAGCACTCTATCCGGTGTTACGGTCAGGACTTCCTGCAGGTCAATAACCTGCTGCTGGACTGTAACAGTGCAGTCCAACAGGCCTGCTACTCCAGAG taAACGGAGAGAAAGGTTGCACCCGACTGGAGAACTGTTCCAAAAAAGGCTGGACCTGTTGCCATACCGACGGCTGCAACGtctga